A genome region from Novipirellula galeiformis includes the following:
- a CDS encoding NRAMP family divalent metal transporter, whose product MSDSADVKPVSLFGRFFKILGPGLVAACVVIGPGSIVTSSSVGAIAGFANVWVVIVSVIFMSVYLTLAVRLGVVTQRSAGDVIADAAGRFLSILVGVSVFFIAAAYQFGNNLGVHAAINGFIPWNYWVVILNAFALMFLFGFKDLYAMLERCMAVLVGVMLVAFATNLAFARPDPMALLRGLNPFSGSTEFGLPLMGLIGTTFIVSNALYQSYLVRFKGWNVADMKLGLFDARVGATIMAVITLMIMCTSASVFHPQLLAGEMAIEDINDVSKIANQLEPLFGPAGRYVFCIGLFSAAYSSFIVNSMIGGFVLSDALKLGNLPNERGPRIMSAIVLLSGMGVALYMIVTGVGKPAGLIVAAQATTVVASPLIAATLLWLTNRKSVMGEKTNGPVTNAVAGIGLIVLLLISAKILFIDLLK is encoded by the coding sequence TTGAGTGACTCAGCTGACGTCAAACCCGTTTCACTCTTTGGACGGTTCTTCAAGATTCTCGGACCTGGACTTGTTGCTGCCTGCGTCGTGATTGGACCTGGCAGCATTGTGACCAGTTCCTCGGTCGGTGCGATTGCCGGATTCGCCAACGTTTGGGTGGTCATCGTTTCGGTGATCTTTATGTCCGTCTATCTAACGCTCGCAGTGCGATTGGGTGTGGTCACTCAGCGATCGGCCGGGGATGTGATCGCCGACGCAGCGGGCCGATTTCTTTCGATTCTTGTTGGGGTGTCCGTCTTCTTCATCGCAGCGGCTTACCAGTTCGGGAACAATCTAGGCGTCCACGCGGCAATCAACGGTTTCATTCCTTGGAACTACTGGGTCGTGATTCTCAATGCGTTTGCTTTGATGTTTCTGTTCGGTTTCAAAGACCTGTACGCGATGCTGGAACGCTGTATGGCGGTATTGGTTGGCGTCATGCTGGTTGCGTTTGCGACCAACCTTGCCTTTGCACGGCCTGACCCGATGGCGCTGCTCCGAGGACTCAATCCGTTTTCCGGGTCGACCGAGTTTGGCTTGCCACTGATGGGGCTGATCGGGACGACCTTCATCGTTTCTAACGCACTTTATCAATCGTACTTGGTGCGATTCAAAGGCTGGAACGTCGCCGATATGAAGCTCGGATTGTTCGACGCACGCGTGGGCGCGACGATCATGGCCGTCATTACCTTGATGATTATGTGTACGTCCGCGTCGGTTTTTCATCCACAACTGCTCGCTGGCGAGATGGCGATCGAAGACATCAACGATGTTTCCAAAATTGCCAATCAATTAGAGCCACTTTTTGGACCAGCGGGTCGATATGTTTTCTGCATTGGATTATTCTCCGCTGCGTATTCGTCGTTCATCGTCAACTCGATGATCGGAGGGTTTGTGCTGTCGGATGCCTTGAAGTTGGGGAACCTACCAAATGAGCGTGGCCCCCGGATCATGTCCGCCATCGTGTTGCTTTCGGGAATGGGAGTGGCACTTTACATGATCGTGACGGGCGTCGGCAAACCTGCCGGGCTAATCGTGGCGGCTCAGGCAACAACGGTCGTGGCGTCGCCATTGATCGCGGCGACACTGTTGTGGCTCACCAATCGCAAGTCGGTGATGGGAGAGAAGACGAACGGTCCTGTCACGAATGCGGTCGCGGGTATCGGTTTGATCGTTTTGTTATTGATCTCCGCCAAAATATTGTTCATTGATTTACTCAAATAA
- a CDS encoding SGNH/GDSL hydrolase family protein: protein MIHAANAFAVLRLAAILVGLILLVPALSEAQEVAPLKLPEIQQRLADGQPTKIVCFGDSITGVYYHTGGTRAWCDMLGIVLKQAYPNADLEMINAGKSGHTTINALARIEADVIAKKPQLVVVMFGMNDVVRVPLETYEKNMREIIQRCRQAGAAVVLCTPNAVSETAARPQAKLANYVDAVRAIAVEEKLPLVDCFAAWQAYRSEDALSWSLMMSDEIHPNMTGHLRFAELMGSVISGRPLSFDETPEPSESLDNVFDHLANKQTVKLVAAAPYDTLVPEQLRRHFPDAKFEVIVWPVEKQTIAEASAWAKRIRQLQPQLVIPTIPPAASKASPSAFIRDYQWVLNFSLPFSGRACSVVPILPLEAQSESDAQQRYVELASQIIRGKDLLYIARQADDARSPSEIVGSWIDAQQQSWQATRAASKSAK, encoded by the coding sequence ATGATTCATGCTGCTAATGCATTTGCTGTCCTTCGCCTTGCCGCCATCTTGGTCGGCTTGATCCTGCTTGTTCCGGCGCTTTCGGAAGCCCAGGAAGTCGCACCGCTGAAGCTTCCTGAGATCCAGCAGCGGCTTGCCGACGGCCAGCCAACCAAGATCGTTTGCTTTGGTGACAGTATCACCGGCGTTTACTATCACACCGGGGGAACGCGGGCGTGGTGCGACATGCTGGGGATCGTATTGAAACAAGCCTACCCCAACGCCGATCTGGAAATGATCAACGCTGGCAAGAGCGGGCATACGACGATCAATGCGCTCGCCCGAATCGAAGCAGACGTCATTGCGAAAAAGCCGCAATTGGTCGTGGTAATGTTCGGCATGAATGACGTCGTCCGGGTTCCGCTGGAGACGTATGAAAAGAATATGCGTGAAATCATTCAACGCTGTCGCCAAGCGGGAGCGGCGGTCGTCCTTTGCACGCCGAACGCTGTTTCCGAAACCGCAGCACGGCCGCAAGCGAAGTTGGCAAATTATGTCGACGCGGTTCGAGCGATTGCGGTGGAAGAAAAATTGCCGCTGGTCGACTGCTTTGCCGCTTGGCAAGCGTATCGCAGCGAAGATGCGCTCTCTTGGTCGCTGATGATGAGCGACGAGATTCACCCGAACATGACGGGGCACCTGCGGTTTGCTGAGTTGATGGGATCGGTCATTTCCGGTCGGCCTCTTTCGTTTGACGAAACGCCTGAGCCGAGCGAGTCGCTTGACAACGTGTTTGATCATCTCGCAAACAAACAGACAGTGAAGTTGGTTGCCGCAGCCCCCTACGATACGCTGGTGCCTGAGCAGCTGCGTCGTCATTTTCCCGACGCCAAGTTCGAGGTGATCGTCTGGCCTGTCGAGAAGCAAACGATCGCTGAAGCGTCTGCCTGGGCGAAGCGGATTCGTCAGTTGCAACCTCAGTTGGTGATTCCGACGATTCCGCCGGCAGCGTCGAAAGCTTCGCCATCAGCGTTCATTCGTGATTACCAATGGGTGCTGAACTTTAGCTTGCCGTTTTCCGGCCGAGCTTGCAGCGTCGTCCCTATCTTGCCGCTGGAAGCGCAGAGCGAATCCGACGCACAACAACGATACGTGGAACTAGCAAGCCAAATCATCCGCGGCAAAGACCTCCTCTATATCGCACGCCAAGCGGACGACGCACGTTCACCCAGCGAGATCGTCGGCTCGTGGATCGACGCGCAACAACAAAGCTGGCAGGCAACGCGAGCAGCGTCAAAGTCTGCCAAGTAA
- a CDS encoding F0F1 ATP synthase subunit gamma, whose translation MSQTTADLKRQIGAATDLQSVVRTMKAMAASNIVQYENSVRALADYSRTVELGLGVGIRAAESTGSKLQHAQTPATNMTAAIVFGSDQGLVGQFNTIVADEALRTLAKLPGEQMTWTVGERVHPSLGDSQLQFAGRFNVPNTVKAIAPLVGQLLVEYETQTKHHPETQLFLFYNRPTAGSLYEPVRQRLLPLDNAWRRQRSEIPWPTKNPPQVLGNNLQTIRKLTGEYLFVSLFRACAESLASENASRLAAMQRADKNIEELLATLNASFHRKRQSSIDEELFDVVSGFEAL comes from the coding sequence TTGAGTCAAACCACAGCAGATCTAAAACGCCAGATCGGGGCAGCCACCGATTTGCAATCGGTGGTTCGGACGATGAAGGCGATGGCCGCTTCTAACATCGTCCAGTACGAAAACTCGGTACGCGCGCTCGCCGATTATAGCCGCACCGTCGAGCTCGGTTTAGGCGTGGGTATTCGAGCAGCCGAATCCACCGGCAGCAAACTCCAGCATGCCCAGACACCGGCCACGAACATGACGGCAGCGATCGTGTTCGGTTCCGATCAAGGGCTGGTCGGACAATTCAACACGATCGTTGCTGACGAAGCGTTACGAACGCTCGCGAAGTTGCCCGGCGAGCAGATGACTTGGACCGTTGGCGAGCGAGTGCATCCGTCTCTTGGCGATTCACAATTGCAGTTTGCGGGTCGATTCAACGTGCCGAACACGGTGAAAGCGATTGCACCTTTAGTAGGTCAACTTCTCGTCGAGTACGAGACGCAAACCAAACACCACCCAGAAACCCAACTCTTTTTGTTTTACAATCGACCTACGGCGGGTTCACTTTACGAACCCGTCCGTCAACGCCTTCTGCCACTGGACAACGCATGGCGTCGTCAGCGATCTGAAATTCCGTGGCCGACAAAGAATCCGCCACAAGTTTTGGGTAACAATCTACAAACGATTCGCAAGTTAACCGGCGAATACCTTTTCGTGTCCCTGTTTCGCGCCTGTGCCGAGTCATTGGCCAGCGAGAATGCCAGTCGATTGGCTGCCATGCAACGTGCTGACAAAAACATTGAAGAGCTACTTGCGACACTCAACGCATCATTTCACCGCAAGCGACAAAGCAGCATCGACGAGGAACTCTTCGACGTCGTTTCAGGCTTTGAGGCGTTGTGA
- a CDS encoding GNAT family N-acetyltransferase, whose product MILRLYQPADLDAMQRIAIAGFEQVSIDRKLQQRFGLLGETDWTDRKAFSIAEDVRGDPEGTFVAMDDDDLCGFITTWHDKQSSVGYIPNLAVASDHQGKGIGRLLIDKAISHFADLGLTVARIETLTNNSAGNHLYRSIGFEEIAQQIHFGMKINRES is encoded by the coding sequence ATGATTTTACGTCTCTACCAACCGGCGGACCTCGACGCGATGCAGCGAATCGCAATCGCGGGATTCGAGCAGGTCTCGATTGATCGTAAGCTGCAGCAACGATTTGGTCTGTTAGGCGAAACCGATTGGACGGACCGCAAAGCGTTTAGCATTGCCGAAGACGTTCGTGGTGATCCTGAAGGAACGTTTGTTGCTATGGACGACGATGATCTGTGCGGATTCATCACCACCTGGCATGACAAGCAATCCAGCGTCGGTTATATCCCCAACCTGGCCGTCGCGAGTGATCATCAGGGCAAGGGGATCGGTCGTTTGTTGATCGACAAGGCAATCTCACATTTCGCAGATTTGGGACTCACCGTTGCGCGTATCGAAACGCTCACCAACAACTCCGCAGGCAATCACCTGTATCGCTCCATCGGCTTCGAAGAGATCGCCCAACAGATTCATTTTGGAATGAAAATCAATCGAGAGTCTTGA
- a CDS encoding alternate F1F0 ATPase, F1 subunit alpha — translation MNEPIDLVQLTFERAFERLSRGRQSFSPTLLPQEVGTLSSVSTGIAQVTGLPGIGYDEIVTFPNGTLGIAFNVDAKEIGVVLLGDYTTLHAGAEVRRTGRVMDVAVGDSLLGRVIDPLGRPLDGRAPVVSNQRKPVERPAASIMDRAPVTVPLQTGLKVVDAMIPIGRGQRELILGDRQTGKTAIAIDTILNQRDQDVVCVYCAIGQRASAVAKVVAALKDQDAMGYTVVVVAAGNEPPGLAYVAPYAATSIAEYFMEQGRDVLIVYDDLTHHARAYRELSLLLRRPPGREAFPGDIFYLHARLLERATHLREELGGGSLTALPIIETEAQNISAYIPTNLISITDGQIYLSPSLFELGILPAVDVGKSVSRVGGKAQRAAYRAVAGDLKLAYAQFEELETFSKFGARVDESTRQVIEHGQRIRACLKQAEHSPASVPAQVMVLLALTGGYFDPVPMDQMTEAEAAVRDAAGSLSAELQDRLQTADALSAADRDEILKIARDALQSFQPSDKTIPSRQVAAT, via the coding sequence ATGAACGAACCTATTGACCTAGTGCAACTCACATTTGAGCGAGCATTCGAGCGTCTTTCCCGTGGCCGTCAATCGTTCTCGCCAACGTTGCTGCCGCAGGAGGTCGGAACGCTCTCAAGTGTCTCGACGGGCATTGCTCAAGTCACCGGATTGCCGGGAATTGGGTACGACGAAATCGTGACGTTTCCCAATGGGACGCTTGGCATCGCGTTCAATGTCGATGCCAAAGAAATTGGCGTCGTACTGCTCGGTGACTACACGACGCTTCATGCGGGCGCGGAAGTACGCCGAACCGGCCGGGTCATGGACGTCGCGGTCGGCGACAGTTTATTAGGCCGTGTGATCGATCCGCTAGGCCGTCCGCTCGATGGAAGAGCCCCCGTCGTTTCCAACCAACGTAAGCCCGTCGAGCGCCCTGCGGCTTCGATCATGGATCGCGCCCCTGTCACCGTGCCGCTGCAAACGGGGCTGAAAGTTGTTGACGCAATGATACCGATCGGTCGCGGTCAGCGTGAACTCATCCTGGGAGATCGCCAAACGGGTAAAACAGCGATCGCCATCGACACGATTCTTAATCAACGAGATCAAGACGTCGTTTGTGTCTACTGCGCGATCGGTCAACGCGCATCAGCGGTTGCAAAAGTGGTGGCAGCTCTAAAAGACCAAGATGCGATGGGCTATACGGTCGTCGTCGTCGCCGCAGGGAACGAACCGCCGGGACTCGCCTATGTCGCTCCGTACGCGGCAACATCCATCGCGGAGTATTTTATGGAGCAAGGCCGCGATGTGCTGATTGTCTATGACGATCTGACTCACCACGCCCGAGCCTACCGCGAGTTGTCTTTGTTGCTTCGGCGTCCGCCAGGTCGCGAGGCTTTTCCCGGTGATATCTTTTATCTCCACGCACGACTTTTAGAACGCGCCACTCATCTGCGTGAGGAGCTGGGCGGTGGTTCGTTGACGGCACTTCCCATCATCGAGACCGAGGCGCAAAACATTTCCGCCTACATTCCAACCAATTTGATCTCCATTACCGACGGCCAAATCTATTTATCGCCGTCGCTATTTGAATTGGGTATTTTGCCGGCAGTTGACGTTGGCAAATCGGTCTCGCGGGTCGGCGGCAAGGCACAACGGGCGGCCTACCGTGCGGTAGCTGGCGATCTCAAATTGGCGTATGCACAGTTCGAAGAGCTGGAAACCTTTTCCAAGTTTGGAGCTCGGGTCGATGAATCGACTCGCCAAGTGATCGAGCACGGCCAGCGCATCCGTGCCTGTTTGAAACAGGCTGAACATTCCCCTGCCTCGGTGCCGGCGCAGGTGATGGTCCTGTTGGCTCTGACGGGCGGCTACTTTGATCCGGTTCCGATGGACCAAATGACCGAGGCCGAAGCCGCGGTTCGAGACGCTGCGGGAAGTCTTTCCGCTGAGCTGCAAGATCGTCTACAGACCGCGGACGCGTTAAGCGCTGCGGACCGCGACGAAATCCTGAAAATCGCCCGCGATGCACTCCAATCATTTCAGCCAAGCGATAAGACGATTCCTTCAAGACAGGTAGCCGCCACTTGA
- a CDS encoding ABC transporter permease, which produces MFRLIALIHKEFLALLKDPRSRFVIIAPPIIQLLVFGYAATFDVTDVPLAVYNESSGEASRELVARFEGSANFRRVATITEDQQIVPLVDSRTALVVLHIGRTFSRDLHRDGQGTIQIILDGRDSNTALITLGYARQIVKQFNATWAAQHGLGASPAQLEVRSWYNPNQQSRWFIVPGIVGLLTLVVTLLVTALSVAREREQGTFDQLLVTPYRPWEILVGKATPGFIIGIAEATVIIVATIYWFQVPFHGSLLTLYCGVVLFVLAVIGIGLMISSLAVTQQQALLGAFLFLVPAIILSGFSTPIANMPPWVQTLTYLDPLRYFMIVVRGTFLEGTPFHLLIEQFWPMVLIASATLTSAGWLFRRRMY; this is translated from the coding sequence GTGTTCCGCTTGATCGCACTCATCCACAAAGAATTCCTGGCCCTGCTGAAGGATCCTCGCAGTCGCTTCGTCATCATTGCGCCACCGATCATTCAGCTATTGGTGTTTGGTTATGCAGCAACGTTCGATGTGACGGATGTCCCGCTGGCGGTCTACAACGAGAGTTCCGGAGAGGCATCGCGTGAATTGGTCGCACGTTTTGAAGGCTCCGCCAACTTTCGGCGCGTAGCCACGATCACGGAAGACCAGCAGATCGTCCCGCTCGTCGATAGCCGCACCGCGCTAGTTGTGCTGCACATCGGTCGCACCTTTAGCCGTGACTTGCACCGCGATGGCCAGGGCACGATTCAGATCATTCTCGATGGGCGTGATTCCAACACCGCCCTGATCACGCTGGGGTACGCTCGACAGATCGTCAAGCAGTTCAATGCCACCTGGGCGGCACAGCACGGCTTAGGTGCATCGCCCGCCCAACTGGAAGTACGCTCTTGGTACAACCCGAATCAACAGAGTCGCTGGTTCATCGTGCCGGGCATCGTTGGATTGTTGACGCTGGTCGTCACGTTGCTGGTCACAGCGTTATCCGTTGCACGCGAACGAGAACAAGGCACGTTCGACCAGTTATTGGTCACGCCGTATCGCCCCTGGGAAATCCTGGTCGGCAAAGCGACTCCTGGATTCATCATTGGCATTGCCGAAGCAACCGTGATTATCGTGGCAACGATCTACTGGTTTCAAGTTCCATTTCACGGCAGCCTGTTGACGCTCTACTGCGGAGTCGTGCTGTTCGTGCTGGCAGTCATCGGAATTGGGCTGATGATCTCGTCGCTGGCGGTGACCCAGCAACAAGCCTTGTTGGGGGCGTTCCTATTCCTCGTCCCCGCGATCATTCTGTCGGGATTTTCCACGCCGATCGCGAACATGCCTCCGTGGGTCCAGACGCTGACCTACCTCGACCCACTGCGTTACTTTATGATCGTGGTGCGTGGCACGTTTCTCGAAGGCACACCGTTCCATTTGCTGATTGAACAGTTTTGGCCGATGGTCTTGATCGCCTCTGCAACGCTGACCTCCGCAGGATGGCTGTTTCGTCGCCGGATGTACTAG
- a CDS encoding ABC transporter permease, translating into MTRSHKQYTDRQLTGQQLTGQQLTGQQLTGQQPVSQPPQAQHRGGSWMRLRGLVRKEFLQVWRDPSSLAIAFVLPVVLLLMFGYGVSLDAEHVPIALVVEKTTPDTTSFCAELEHSQYFSPVYVHGMPAARQAMMERRVDAILHLREDFSAKLRRPGGATIQLVLNGVDANTARIVDGYVTAAYGKWLEHRVTARGESLVEPVVVQQRIWFNANVRSRNYLVPGVIALVMTLIGSLLTAMLMAREWERGTMEAMMVTPVSMMEVLFGKILPYFVLGMGGLTLSVAMGVWLFGVPLRGSLWVLMMSSTLFLLTALGMGLFISTVTRVQFVAGQVAILTTFLPAFILSGFIFDIGSMPWPIQWLTHLIPARYYVTLLKTTFLAGDVWSVILPNSAALAIMAIVFLGLTLMLSQKRLD; encoded by the coding sequence ATGACACGATCACACAAGCAATATACGGACCGGCAATTAACGGGCCAGCAACTAACGGGCCAGCAACTAACGGGCCAGCAACTAACGGGCCAGCAACCGGTGTCCCAACCACCGCAAGCCCAACACCGTGGCGGATCGTGGATGCGGCTACGGGGGCTCGTTCGCAAAGAGTTTTTGCAGGTTTGGCGTGATCCGAGTTCCTTGGCGATCGCGTTCGTGTTGCCCGTGGTTTTGCTGCTCATGTTTGGGTACGGAGTGTCACTGGATGCTGAACATGTACCGATCGCGTTGGTGGTCGAGAAAACGACTCCGGATACGACCAGCTTCTGTGCCGAACTCGAGCACTCGCAGTACTTCAGCCCAGTCTATGTTCATGGGATGCCAGCGGCTCGCCAGGCGATGATGGAGCGCCGGGTCGACGCGATCTTGCACCTGCGGGAAGATTTTTCCGCAAAGCTACGGCGGCCGGGCGGAGCAACCATTCAATTGGTCCTCAACGGTGTCGATGCGAATACCGCTCGAATTGTCGATGGATATGTCACTGCCGCGTACGGCAAATGGCTGGAACACCGCGTGACAGCGCGAGGCGAATCGCTGGTTGAGCCCGTCGTCGTGCAACAACGGATTTGGTTCAACGCCAATGTCCGCAGCCGAAACTACCTCGTCCCCGGTGTCATCGCCCTGGTGATGACACTGATTGGTTCGTTGCTAACCGCGATGTTGATGGCTCGTGAATGGGAACGCGGCACGATGGAAGCGATGATGGTGACGCCCGTCTCGATGATGGAAGTGTTGTTCGGAAAAATCCTGCCGTACTTTGTACTTGGCATGGGCGGGCTGACACTCTCGGTGGCGATGGGAGTGTGGCTTTTTGGCGTGCCGCTGCGCGGTTCCCTTTGGGTTTTGATGATGAGTTCCACTCTGTTTTTGTTGACCGCTCTTGGCATGGGGCTTTTCATTTCGACGGTGACCCGAGTTCAGTTCGTGGCCGGTCAAGTGGCGATCCTGACCACGTTCTTACCCGCGTTCATCTTGTCAGGTTTTATCTTTGACATCGGCAGCATGCCATGGCCGATCCAATGGCTGACGCACCTCATCCCAGCCCGCTACTACGTCACGCTGCTGAAGACGACCTTTCTTGCCGGTGATGTGTGGAGCGTCATCCTGCCCAATTCAGCGGCACTGGCGATCATGGCAATTGTTTTCTTAGGCCTTACTCTCATGCTTTCTCAAAAGCGACTCGATTAG
- a CDS encoding ATP-binding cassette domain-containing protein: protein MKRQGLVGSSTTTIHDHSFPNVGDVALQLSDVTKRFGAGKRTVDALRTLQFSVATRKITGLIGPDGAGKTTVMRLAAGILHADHGTVTVLGLDPAEQSLQVQAVVGYMPQRFGLYEDLTVQENLDLYADLQGVPADVRPARLNELMHMTGLAPFTKRLAGKLSGGMKQKLGLACTLIHPPRLLLLDEPTVGVDPVSRRELWAIVERFVREEGTTVLLSTAYLDEAERCDEVILLDEGQLLGQGPPHQFSEPLTGRTFQVQIPGRKNRDVQERLSGQPGVTDAVIQGDTVRLVVGRNVQWSAAQWLPDDPNASITAVPPRFEDGFIAMLRERHAKGDHDQERHESGSKPETSLPATPLASLDPREGRGKSESPTGGDPIAGEDSRIINVHQVERRFGDFYAVKGVTFGVSRGEVFGLLGANGAGKTTLFRMLCGLLPATGGTLQVAGVDVRKAAAEARAKIGYMSQKFSLYGTLSVADNLRFFSSAYGLNGRRRRDRMEWATNEFELGTIADDNSGDLPLGYKQRLSLACALMHEPELLFLDEPTSGVDPLTRREFWHRINSLATAGVTVLVTTHFMEEAEYCDRMAIMMSGEILALGSPAEIKQQSASKANPKPTMEEAFIQLIESPK from the coding sequence ATGAAACGCCAAGGACTTGTTGGCTCGTCCACGACGACAATCCATGACCACTCGTTTCCCAACGTCGGCGATGTTGCTTTGCAATTGAGCGATGTCACCAAGAGGTTCGGAGCGGGAAAGCGGACGGTCGATGCGCTGCGAACACTGCAGTTCAGTGTCGCAACGAGAAAGATCACCGGACTGATTGGACCGGATGGTGCCGGCAAAACAACGGTCATGCGATTGGCTGCGGGGATTCTGCATGCGGATCACGGAACGGTCACCGTGTTGGGACTGGATCCTGCCGAGCAATCGCTGCAGGTCCAAGCGGTCGTGGGCTACATGCCGCAGCGGTTCGGTTTGTACGAGGATCTAACGGTTCAGGAAAACCTGGATCTGTACGCCGATCTTCAAGGGGTTCCCGCTGACGTTCGACCGGCGCGTCTCAACGAGCTGATGCACATGACCGGACTGGCCCCGTTCACAAAACGGCTGGCGGGAAAATTGTCCGGCGGCATGAAGCAAAAACTGGGGTTGGCCTGCACGCTGATCCATCCGCCAAGACTGCTCTTACTTGATGAGCCCACCGTCGGCGTGGACCCCGTGTCGCGGCGAGAGCTGTGGGCGATCGTGGAACGCTTCGTGCGGGAAGAAGGAACCACGGTGCTGCTCAGCACGGCCTACTTGGACGAAGCCGAACGCTGTGATGAAGTGATCCTGTTGGACGAAGGTCAGTTGTTGGGCCAGGGCCCGCCCCATCAGTTCAGCGAACCTTTGACTGGGCGTACCTTCCAGGTGCAAATTCCTGGTCGCAAGAATCGTGATGTGCAAGAACGGTTGTCCGGCCAGCCAGGCGTGACCGACGCCGTGATTCAAGGGGATACGGTCCGATTGGTAGTGGGACGCAACGTGCAGTGGTCGGCCGCGCAATGGTTGCCCGATGATCCCAATGCTTCGATCACCGCGGTGCCGCCGAGATTTGAGGACGGGTTCATCGCCATGCTCCGTGAGCGTCACGCAAAGGGTGATCACGACCAAGAACGTCACGAAAGCGGATCGAAACCCGAAACATCCCTGCCGGCGACTCCCCTCGCTTCGCTCGACCCGCGCGAAGGGAGGGGGAAATCGGAATCACCGACGGGTGGCGATCCCATTGCTGGCGAAGATAGCCGTATTATCAACGTTCACCAAGTCGAGCGACGATTTGGCGATTTCTATGCCGTCAAGGGTGTGACCTTCGGCGTCAGTCGTGGCGAAGTCTTTGGCTTGCTGGGGGCCAATGGTGCTGGCAAGACAACCTTGTTCCGAATGCTTTGTGGCTTGCTTCCCGCCACCGGGGGAACCTTGCAAGTTGCGGGGGTCGACGTCCGCAAAGCGGCTGCTGAGGCGCGCGCGAAGATCGGCTACATGTCTCAAAAATTTTCGCTGTATGGAACGCTGAGTGTCGCCGACAACCTGCGGTTCTTCAGCAGTGCCTACGGGTTGAACGGACGTCGTCGCCGCGACCGAATGGAATGGGCGACCAACGAGTTCGAACTCGGGACGATTGCGGACGACAACAGCGGTGATTTGCCGTTGGGTTACAAACAGCGGTTGTCACTCGCCTGCGCGCTGATGCATGAACCGGAGCTTCTCTTTCTGGATGAGCCGACCTCCGGCGTCGACCCGTTGACTCGGCGGGAGTTTTGGCATCGTATCAATTCGCTCGCCACAGCCGGTGTCACAGTATTGGTCACGACGCACTTCATGGAAGAAGCGGAGTACTGCGATCGGATGGCAATCATGATGTCAGGTGAAATCCTGGCACTAGGCAGCCCCGCCGAAATCAAACAGCAATCTGCCAGCAAAGCCAATCCAAAACCCACGATGGAAGAGGCATTCATCCAGTTAATTGAATCGCCAAAATGA
- a CDS encoding efflux RND transporter periplasmic adaptor subunit, giving the protein MKKIIRFILLVCFFGAAGTAYWYWRSQQSLQESGELVLYGNVDVRQVELAINGSERIAELNVEEGDRVTSGQLLAKLETTRLEQSVARAQAIVDAQKQVVARLEAGSRREEIAKAHADVEEAQATAVDKRRREERVRKLLKSNAASQQEVDDALAEYESAKASIKSLQAVADLVVAGPRQEDKTEAKATLKRYEAELAQAEHDLSDASLYAPSVGIIQARILEVGDMASPLKPVFTMALIDPVWVRAYVSEPDLGKISEGMSATVITDSFPDKEYVGWIGYISPSAEFTPKPVETRELRTKLVYQVRVFVKNPDNELRMGMPATVKIQLKQTTEKSVADDPSAGGSTATTDAVAQQ; this is encoded by the coding sequence ATGAAAAAGATCATTCGTTTTATCCTCTTGGTATGTTTTTTCGGGGCCGCTGGGACAGCATATTGGTATTGGCGATCTCAGCAGAGTCTGCAGGAGAGTGGCGAACTCGTCCTGTACGGCAACGTTGATGTTCGCCAGGTTGAGTTGGCGATCAACGGTAGCGAACGGATTGCCGAGTTAAATGTCGAGGAGGGGGATCGTGTTACCAGCGGGCAATTGCTCGCCAAGTTGGAAACCACGCGGTTGGAGCAATCCGTCGCGCGGGCCCAAGCCATCGTTGACGCTCAGAAGCAGGTCGTCGCTCGACTCGAGGCGGGCTCGCGACGTGAAGAGATCGCGAAGGCTCACGCGGATGTCGAGGAAGCACAAGCGACCGCGGTCGACAAGAGACGAAGGGAAGAGCGTGTCCGAAAGCTTCTGAAATCAAATGCGGCGTCGCAACAAGAAGTCGACGACGCGTTGGCGGAATATGAGTCGGCCAAAGCGAGCATCAAATCGTTGCAAGCGGTTGCGGACCTAGTCGTCGCTGGGCCGAGACAGGAAGACAAGACCGAAGCCAAGGCGACGCTCAAACGCTATGAAGCAGAGTTGGCACAGGCGGAACATGATTTAAGCGACGCGTCGCTATACGCTCCGTCCGTCGGCATCATTCAGGCCAGGATTCTGGAGGTGGGCGACATGGCTTCACCGCTGAAACCAGTCTTCACCATGGCACTGATCGATCCCGTTTGGGTGCGTGCTTATGTTTCGGAGCCCGACTTGGGCAAGATTTCAGAAGGGATGAGCGCCACCGTCATCACGGACAGCTTCCCGGACAAAGAGTACGTGGGATGGATCGGGTACATCTCACCGTCTGCCGAATTCACTCCGAAGCCCGTTGAAACTCGTGAATTGCGCACCAAACTGGTTTATCAGGTTCGTGTCTTTGTCAAAAATCCCGACAATGAATTGAGGATGGGGATGCCTGCGACGGTCAAGATCCAGCTCAAACAAACTACCGAGAAATCCGTCGCGGATGACCCCAGTGCGGGCGGCTCCACAGCGACCACGGACGCAGTGGCGCAACAATGA